From Bacillus sp. FSL K6-3431, the proteins below share one genomic window:
- a CDS encoding sensor histidine kinase encodes MFRKHTAFNERFKRSDGILLFLTALLTAIASEFKVVPFNGEDFRFGLGSITFFLLILIRRPASLVRTGLVTGIIVVCFRLFGDIVLGEVSISISLKTHLPAFLFYFSFALGLKVIRIEKYKTSPLLLGAWATGLEIVGNGAEHLTRYWLLNHTNLGFREWALLSGVALLRSYFVVGLFSSITVSEQKKQMQEMLGFGSELYAETLYLQKSMNHIEKVTASSHDLYRTLKMKNLEELSVQALLIAQEIHEVKKDSQRILSGLTKITEQKKDANLLLSDVLNLVVTANEKYSELLEKNINFQLTSSIDFETDLHIPLLALLNNLTANAVESIINRGNINLTVFEESEQTRIIIKDSGKGIPKEDASIIFEPGYTTKFNDRGVAATGIGLSHVQEIIQMLEGEIQIELPKEGTIFHMNIPTKNIRKRVEQSCDILL; translated from the coding sequence ATGTTTAGAAAACATACAGCTTTTAATGAAAGGTTTAAGAGATCCGATGGAATATTACTGTTTCTTACAGCCTTATTGACCGCCATTGCTAGTGAATTTAAAGTAGTTCCTTTCAATGGCGAGGATTTTCGTTTCGGCTTAGGAAGCATTACTTTCTTCCTGCTAATTCTAATTCGCCGCCCAGCATCACTTGTACGAACCGGGCTTGTTACAGGTATAATAGTCGTTTGTTTTCGTCTATTTGGGGATATAGTGCTTGGTGAAGTATCTATATCGATCAGCTTAAAAACTCATTTACCTGCTTTTTTATTCTATTTTTCATTTGCACTCGGATTAAAAGTCATACGAATTGAAAAATATAAGACATCCCCGCTTCTTTTAGGGGCATGGGCCACAGGACTAGAAATTGTCGGAAACGGCGCTGAGCACCTTACACGTTATTGGTTATTAAACCACACAAACCTAGGCTTTCGGGAATGGGCATTATTAAGCGGGGTGGCATTACTTCGAAGCTATTTTGTAGTAGGGTTATTTAGTTCGATCACTGTTTCAGAGCAAAAGAAACAAATGCAAGAGATGCTTGGGTTTGGTTCAGAATTATATGCTGAAACGTTATATTTACAGAAATCCATGAATCATATAGAAAAAGTTACTGCATCTAGCCATGATTTATATCGAACATTAAAAATGAAAAATCTTGAGGAACTAAGTGTACAAGCACTACTTATCGCACAAGAAATACACGAAGTAAAAAAGGATTCGCAACGAATTTTGTCAGGACTTACTAAAATAACCGAACAAAAAAAAGACGCGAATCTCTTACTTTCGGACGTGCTAAACCTCGTAGTTACTGCAAATGAAAAATATAGCGAACTGTTAGAGAAAAATATTAACTTTCAATTAACCTCGTCCATTGACTTCGAAACCGATCTACATATTCCGCTCCTTGCATTATTAAATAATCTTACTGCTAATGCAGTCGAGTCTATTATAAATAGAGGTAATATCAATCTGACGGTATTTGAGGAATCCGAGCAGACGCGCATTATTATAAAAGATTCAGGCAAGGGCATTCCTAAGGAAGATGCATCGATCATTTTTGAACCTGGATATACAACGAAGTTTAACGACCGCGGTGTTGCCGCAACGGGGATCGGCCTCTCACATGTACAAGAAATAATTCAAATGTTAGAAGGGGAAATCCAAATAGAGCTACCAAAGGAAGGGACTATCTTCCACATGAACATACCAACGAAAAATATTAGAAAGAGAGTTGAACAAAGCTGCGATATTTTATTGTAG
- the frlD gene encoding fructoselysine 6-kinase: MEIVTVGDNCMDVYQASGKIYPGGNPVNVAVYLKGLGADSAYIGWVGSDQYGDKMSKAIQDKGVNTTHLSKKEGKTAVTYVELVKNDRSFVGYNEGVMAAFSLTQEELDFIETHQLVHSGIWGHVEGYYPLIKEMGLHTSFDFSDQLNHSLVKTLPPFVDYSFFSYTKDDAFIRQFLKDIKNIGSKIAVATLGENGSLAYDGEQYYQCGVVEVNVVDTMGAGDSFISGFIFGILKGLPINKCLELGTETAAKTIEYIGTW; the protein is encoded by the coding sequence ATGGAGATTGTAACAGTCGGAGATAACTGTATGGATGTCTATCAAGCAAGCGGGAAGATCTACCCTGGAGGTAATCCTGTTAATGTAGCTGTCTATTTAAAGGGACTAGGTGCCGATTCCGCTTATATTGGCTGGGTTGGTTCCGATCAATACGGTGATAAAATGAGCAAAGCAATCCAAGATAAGGGTGTGAATACCACTCACCTTTCCAAGAAGGAAGGAAAAACTGCCGTTACCTATGTTGAATTAGTGAAAAATGACCGTAGTTTTGTAGGGTACAATGAAGGCGTAATGGCTGCCTTCTCCTTAACACAAGAAGAACTCGACTTCATTGAAACACATCAACTCGTACATTCCGGGATTTGGGGGCATGTTGAAGGATATTATCCACTTATTAAAGAGATGGGGTTGCATACTTCCTTTGATTTCTCAGATCAATTAAATCATAGTCTAGTAAAAACATTACCACCGTTTGTTGACTATTCTTTCTTCTCTTATACGAAGGATGATGCCTTTATCCGTCAATTTTTAAAAGATATTAAAAATATTGGTTCTAAAATTGCAGTGGCAACCTTAGGTGAAAATGGTTCGCTTGCCTATGATGGTGAACAATATTATCAATGTGGCGTGGTTGAAGTTAATGTAGTGGATACCATGGGAGCTGGGGATTCTTTTATATCTGGCTTTATTTTTGGAATATTGAAAGGCCTCCCAATTAACAAATGCCTAGAGTTGGGTACAGAAACTGCAGCCAAAACAATAGAATATATTGGTACATGGTGA
- a CDS encoding SIS domain-containing protein: MLKFNEELFLKFVEKEGLAFRGEIEDIVDRISKRGYSNIFLIGAGGTIAMMYPYEYILKSNSTIEVHAEIAAEFIVMNNKRFSEDSVCIFTSVSGTTKETVAAAEFCKERGATTIALVAKPNTLLTQVVDYCITTGSEEHSFDTFFMLLYMVAFRFMYNNNEFPQYGQFTKEVALLPKAILSAVKAFDKKAEEFAIKHKDTDYHMMVGSGNLWGNTYSYAMCILEEMQWIRTKSIHAAEFFHGTLELVVEDTSVILLKGEDETRPLTDRVERFAEKITKKLTVIDTKEFKMEGISDEFRKYFAISINWSVLSRISVHLERERNHSLDLRRYYRKMEY, encoded by the coding sequence ATGTTAAAATTTAATGAAGAATTATTTCTTAAATTTGTAGAAAAAGAGGGTCTTGCTTTTAGGGGTGAAATTGAAGATATTGTTGATAGGATCTCAAAAAGGGGCTACAGTAATATTTTTCTTATCGGCGCTGGTGGAACCATTGCCATGATGTATCCTTATGAATACATTTTAAAGTCTAATTCTACTATTGAAGTCCATGCGGAGATTGCAGCTGAATTCATTGTAATGAATAATAAGCGTTTTAGCGAGGACTCAGTTTGTATCTTTACATCTGTATCAGGTACAACAAAAGAAACGGTTGCGGCTGCAGAATTTTGTAAAGAAAGAGGAGCCACAACCATTGCTTTAGTTGCGAAGCCAAATACCCTGTTAACACAAGTTGTCGACTACTGTATCACTACAGGTTCTGAAGAACATTCCTTTGATACATTCTTTATGCTTTTGTATATGGTCGCTTTCCGGTTCATGTATAACAACAATGAATTTCCCCAATATGGGCAATTCACGAAGGAAGTTGCTTTACTCCCAAAAGCGATTCTAAGTGCAGTTAAAGCTTTTGACAAGAAGGCAGAAGAATTTGCTATTAAACATAAAGATACAGACTATCACATGATGGTTGGTTCTGGTAACCTATGGGGAAATACTTATTCATATGCAATGTGTATCCTAGAGGAAATGCAATGGATACGAACAAAATCGATTCATGCTGCTGAGTTTTTCCATGGTACACTTGAGCTTGTTGTCGAAGATACAAGTGTTATTCTTTTAAAAGGTGAAGACGAAACTAGACCACTAACGGACCGTGTCGAGAGATTTGCTGAGAAAATCACAAAAAAACTTACGGTTATTGATACGAAAGAATTTAAAATGGAAGGCATTAGCGACGAATTCAGAAAGTATTTTGCTATTAGTATTAACTGGTCCGTCCTAAGTCGGATTAGTGTCCATCTAGAGCGAGAAAGAAACCACTCATTAGATCTTAGAAGATACTATCGAAAAATGGAATATTAA
- a CDS encoding ABC transporter ATP-binding protein, with amino-acid sequence MNLNYELSKLDRLAVQQVIGETIRYCVPADLSLAGRRTLGYFVIGNEKWAYVQDGEVQESCIISEANDYKVVPLIGNAILESSEELGKRIIVRISMEHVARFTYIAQILNYMATNSEIRIYNDEEEQFCSNCGERLLHGTRSCAKCMNKTAVLKRLFSVSKSHWRMLALGLLILFITSAVALSGPYFHRILVNSSLQPPEGQSPSLNMFFIAIGGILFALIAGELLNVAKGRVMATVSSVIAADLRKLVYDKIQSLSLGFLTSQKAGDLMNRVTSDTNRIRRLIQEVFTTAIYQLIMLISVTVLLLITDWRLALIVLLPAPFVAYLQFTIWRVVVKRLFRRQWVIFDKANSYLHDVLSGIRVVKTFGKEEREIKRFRQYNTEYAAATFRSEKIYSIVTPISTYLLQIGTYFVFLVGGHMILKGELNLGELVQFTGYASMIFGPLAWLMNMPRWIANAVIAIDRIFSVIDEEPEIFDKETSVKHSIHGHIQFNDVTFGYKSYEPVLKHIDFEIKPGEMIGLVGHSGSGKSTLINLVSRFYDVNEGQILIDDMDIRTIKQEELRSQIGVVLQETLLFRGSIMENIRYSKPEATMEEVIQAAKIANAHEFIIRLPDGYDTRLEENGNNLSGGERQRVTIARAVLHNPRILILDEATASLDIDTETAIQEALQRIMKNRTTIAIAHRLSTLRNADRLLVLDKGEIAEVGTHQELMQKQGIYYNLIMAQRNMTKSKVKQTG; translated from the coding sequence ATGAACTTAAACTATGAACTTTCAAAACTAGATAGGTTAGCTGTTCAGCAAGTTATAGGGGAAACTATCCGTTATTGTGTACCTGCCGATTTGTCCCTAGCAGGACGAAGAACCTTAGGATACTTTGTGATTGGTAACGAAAAGTGGGCCTATGTTCAAGATGGAGAGGTACAAGAAAGTTGTATTATTTCGGAAGCGAATGACTATAAAGTTGTTCCGCTAATTGGTAACGCCATTCTTGAATCTTCAGAAGAACTTGGTAAACGGATCATTGTTAGGATCTCAATGGAGCATGTGGCACGATTTACTTATATAGCACAAATATTGAACTACATGGCAACAAATAGTGAGATTCGCATCTACAATGATGAAGAAGAACAGTTTTGTTCGAATTGTGGTGAAAGACTTCTTCATGGTACGAGATCTTGTGCTAAATGTATGAATAAAACGGCGGTTTTAAAAAGGCTGTTCAGCGTATCCAAGTCTCATTGGAGGATGCTCGCACTAGGATTACTTATTTTATTTATTACTTCTGCGGTTGCTTTATCAGGACCTTATTTCCATAGGATACTTGTAAACTCATCGCTTCAGCCGCCGGAAGGACAAAGCCCAAGTTTGAACATGTTTTTTATTGCAATTGGAGGTATCCTGTTTGCGCTTATTGCTGGGGAACTTCTAAATGTAGCAAAGGGTAGGGTTATGGCCACTGTGAGTTCTGTTATTGCAGCTGATCTACGAAAATTGGTCTATGATAAAATTCAAAGCCTTTCGCTTGGCTTTTTGACATCCCAAAAAGCGGGCGACCTTATGAACCGAGTCACGTCAGATACGAATAGAATCAGACGTCTCATCCAAGAGGTCTTTACAACGGCAATTTATCAATTGATCATGCTTATATCGGTGACGGTCCTTTTATTAATCACGGATTGGCGGTTGGCATTAATTGTACTATTACCAGCGCCGTTTGTAGCATATTTACAATTTACGATTTGGAGAGTTGTTGTTAAAAGACTATTCCGCAGGCAGTGGGTGATATTTGATAAGGCAAATTCCTATCTACATGACGTACTTAGTGGAATTAGGGTGGTAAAAACGTTTGGCAAAGAAGAACGTGAAATAAAACGGTTTCGACAATATAATACCGAATACGCGGCAGCTACTTTCCGATCAGAAAAAATATACAGCATCGTAACACCTATTTCAACTTATTTACTTCAAATTGGAACTTACTTTGTGTTTTTAGTTGGGGGTCATATGATTCTGAAGGGTGAATTGAACCTAGGTGAACTCGTCCAGTTTACAGGATATGCAAGTATGATTTTTGGACCTCTTGCATGGCTAATGAATATGCCGCGGTGGATTGCCAATGCAGTAATCGCTATTGACCGAATTTTTTCCGTCATCGATGAAGAACCAGAGATTTTCGATAAGGAAACATCTGTAAAGCATTCTATCCATGGCCATATCCAATTTAATGATGTAACTTTTGGGTATAAATCTTATGAACCCGTTTTAAAACATATTGATTTTGAGATAAAACCGGGAGAAATGATTGGACTTGTAGGGCATTCTGGTTCAGGGAAGTCAACGCTTATTAATCTGGTTTCCCGCTTCTATGATGTAAACGAAGGGCAAATATTAATAGATGATATGGACATAAGAACGATCAAACAGGAAGAGCTCCGTTCGCAAATAGGTGTTGTACTTCAAGAAACATTACTGTTTAGAGGTTCAATCATGGAAAATATCCGTTATTCTAAGCCTGAGGCAACGATGGAGGAAGTTATTCAAGCGGCAAAAATTGCAAATGCACATGAATTTATTATCCGCCTGCCTGATGGATATGATACTAGATTAGAAGAAAACGGCAATAATTTGTCAGGGGGAGAGCGACAACGAGTGACGATCGCTCGCGCTGTACTCCATAATCCGCGCATCTTAATTTTGGACGAAGCGACTGCCTCCCTTGATATTGATACCGAAACAGCTATCCAGGAAGCATTACAGCGTATTATGAAAAATCGCACGACCATAGCCATCGCACACAGGCTGTCTACATTAAGGAATGCTGATAGACTTCTTGTCCTAGATAAAGGTGAAATCGCTGAGGTCGGTACCCATCAGGAATTGATGCAAAAACAAGGAATCTATTATAATTTGATCATGGCCCAGCGGAATATGACTAAATCGAAGGTCAAACAAACTGGATAA
- a CDS encoding DUF1854 domain-containing protein: MSKQDMNLSTHELVEGRTDLSEAAKINYLTESNTVFLETEGHMLSVHVDGEIHPAVYLHCSFPHMNKRIFISVRTRENKEIGIIKTLDEFPSGVISLLEEHIKLRYFAPEITNVIKIQEEFGYSYWETETSAGNCRFTVRMGRGNVTGVTASKVLITDIDGNRFIIEDLGALSDKEYKMVEMCMT, encoded by the coding sequence ATGTCGAAGCAGGATATGAACCTTAGTACTCATGAATTAGTCGAAGGTAGAACTGATCTATCCGAAGCAGCAAAAATTAATTACTTGACGGAAAGTAATACGGTGTTTTTGGAGACAGAAGGACATATGCTTTCGGTTCACGTAGATGGAGAAATCCATCCTGCTGTGTATTTACATTGCTCGTTCCCGCATATGAATAAAAGAATTTTTATTTCTGTTAGAACAAGAGAGAATAAAGAAATTGGCATCATAAAAACACTGGATGAATTCCCGAGTGGTGTTATAAGCTTGCTAGAGGAGCATATAAAACTGAGATACTTTGCTCCTGAAATTACAAATGTAATTAAAATACAAGAGGAATTCGGTTATTCTTATTGGGAGACGGAAACGAGTGCAGGGAACTGCCGTTTCACTGTCCGAATGGGCAGAGGAAATGTAACAGGAGTTACAGCCAGTAAGGTTTTAATTACCGATATAGATGGGAACCGCTTTATTATTGAAGATTTAGGCGCTTTGAGTGATAAGGAATATAAGATGGTAGAGATGTGCATGACATGA